One part of the Actinomyces howellii genome encodes these proteins:
- the orn gene encoding oligoribonuclease: protein MSTSDPLVWIDCEMTGLDLEADALIEVAVVVTDYELRPLGEGLDVVIAPPAAALEQMEDFVRQMHTSSGLLDQLGQGLSLEEAQARVLDHVRELVPTPRTAQLAGNSVGTDKSFLVRDMPELVDHLHYRVVDVSSIKELAKRWYPRTFFHSPAKQGGHRALADILESIDELRYYRRVLFPVGEGPTSEECKAVAAEILAAPTTAQASEPRCTSA from the coding sequence ATCAGCACCTCCGACCCCCTTGTGTGGATCGACTGCGAGATGACCGGTCTCGACCTCGAGGCCGACGCGCTCATCGAGGTGGCCGTCGTCGTCACCGACTACGAGCTCAGGCCCCTGGGCGAGGGCCTCGACGTCGTCATCGCCCCGCCTGCGGCCGCCCTGGAGCAGATGGAGGACTTCGTGCGGCAGATGCACACCTCCTCGGGCCTGCTCGACCAGCTCGGGCAGGGTCTGAGCCTCGAGGAGGCCCAGGCCCGCGTGCTCGACCACGTCCGCGAGCTCGTGCCCACCCCGCGCACCGCCCAGCTGGCAGGCAACTCGGTGGGGACCGACAAGTCCTTCCTCGTGCGTGACATGCCCGAGCTCGTCGATCACCTCCACTACCGGGTCGTCGACGTGTCCTCCATCAAGGAGCTGGCCAAGCGCTGGTACCCGCGCACCTTCTTCCACTCCCCCGCCAAGCAGGGTGGCCACCGCGCGCTGGCGGACATCCTGGAGTCGATCGACGAGCTGCGCTACTACCGTCGCGTCCTCTTCCCCGTCGGCGAGGGGCCCACGAGCGAGGAGTGCAAGGCTGTGGCCGCCGAGATCCTGGCCGCCCCCACCACCGCCCAGGCCAGCGAGCCGCGGTGCACGAGCGCCTGA
- a CDS encoding ATP-binding cassette domain-containing protein — translation MPPSALAVRLANAPAYEHPRVFTTAFTVGRRPTCDVVISSSNAVSGEHLRVTPTAEGWVVECVSRTNGMIVNGQDLRRALITAPARVYLANVSGPGIDFTPTAAPVAPGAPQPPGPGAAAPQPPQPPAHHTGVPPTQVAPSGPSPAAYGSAASAQTVHTPSQVPGQVPGAPQAGAPQFPGSPPQASSVATIISAPSAAQAGHPAQTAPGPGSGARRTVSRVRITGSGIIGRAPDANLRLDDPRVSGHHARVDLTPQGIVVTDLRSTNGVYVGQQRIQSHLVTEPTTFGMGSTFVVISPDGTCEIQVATGGGELIGRDLTFSVMDGKLKLLDGISFSLPGNELLAVVGPSGAGKSTLLKALTGEQKAQEGQVLFDGLDVYEHYPVMRNKIGVVPQNDVIHSALTVRQTLEYAAELRFAKDVSKAERRQRIDEVLEDLDLSEHVDKRVKKLSGGQRKRVSTAIELLTRPSLLFLDEPTSGLDPQLDRDVMELLATLAHGTRPGDTGRTVMVVTHNENHIDRADKVLILAAGGKPVYFGAPRQVIPYFQQRLAEFGAQGRLVTHAPKGGFPDPVVIEGFADVYALIRNHTAELRSYLEATVPSTRRGDGRRIQTNAVVHDKQAPQQSAARQVSTLVRRHMRIVAADPSYLAFMLLLPVIMGLLTKSIAGDGGFSVPELMAPTPEQPCVTYSTQALELLVILVTGAAFSGMAATIRELVGERDVFLRETAVGLRPGAYMVAKAIMLALIVTVQTALMVGIALALNKAPTDAVVLGSPGLELAVCCWAIAFVSGLLGLAVSAFVSSSEQVMPVLVVTIMAQLVLAGGVIPIAGRAVFEQLAWFMPSRWGYAMAASTVDMNQIVPYRVDELWEHSAGQWLFNLLILTVLGAVCLLVCHIGLARRGRR, via the coding sequence GTGCCTCCTTCAGCACTCGCCGTTCGCCTCGCCAACGCCCCGGCCTACGAGCACCCGAGGGTCTTTACGACGGCGTTCACCGTCGGGCGCCGACCGACCTGCGACGTCGTCATCTCCTCCAGCAACGCGGTCTCGGGCGAGCACCTGCGGGTCACGCCCACCGCCGAGGGCTGGGTCGTCGAGTGCGTGTCGCGCACCAACGGCATGATCGTCAACGGCCAGGACCTGCGTCGCGCCCTCATCACCGCCCCCGCGCGGGTCTACCTGGCCAACGTCTCGGGCCCCGGCATCGACTTCACCCCGACGGCCGCACCGGTCGCCCCCGGGGCGCCCCAGCCTCCCGGGCCGGGGGCCGCGGCTCCTCAGCCGCCACAGCCCCCCGCCCACCACACCGGTGTCCCCCCGACCCAGGTGGCGCCCTCGGGCCCCTCCCCGGCCGCCTACGGATCGGCCGCCTCAGCGCAGACCGTTCACACCCCCAGCCAGGTGCCCGGCCAGGTGCCGGGCGCGCCCCAGGCGGGCGCGCCCCAGTTCCCGGGATCGCCTCCGCAGGCGTCCTCGGTGGCCACGATCATCTCGGCCCCCTCGGCCGCGCAGGCCGGCCACCCGGCCCAGACCGCCCCGGGACCGGGCTCAGGGGCGCGCCGGACCGTCAGCAGGGTGCGCATCACCGGCTCGGGGATCATCGGTCGCGCCCCCGACGCCAACCTGCGGCTCGACGACCCGCGGGTCTCGGGCCACCACGCCCGGGTCGACCTGACCCCGCAGGGGATCGTCGTGACCGACCTGCGCTCGACCAACGGCGTGTACGTGGGCCAGCAGCGCATCCAGAGCCACCTCGTGACCGAGCCGACCACCTTCGGCATGGGCTCGACCTTCGTGGTCATCAGCCCCGACGGCACCTGCGAGATCCAGGTCGCCACCGGAGGCGGCGAGCTCATCGGGCGCGACCTGACCTTCTCGGTCATGGACGGCAAGCTCAAGCTCCTCGACGGGATCTCCTTCTCCCTGCCGGGCAACGAGCTCCTCGCGGTGGTCGGCCCCTCCGGGGCGGGCAAGTCGACGCTGCTCAAGGCGCTGACCGGTGAGCAGAAGGCCCAGGAGGGCCAGGTCCTCTTCGACGGCCTCGACGTCTACGAGCACTACCCGGTCATGCGCAACAAGATCGGCGTCGTGCCGCAGAACGACGTCATCCACTCGGCGCTCACGGTACGCCAGACCCTCGAGTACGCCGCCGAGCTGCGCTTCGCCAAGGACGTCTCCAAGGCCGAGCGCCGCCAGCGCATCGACGAGGTCCTCGAGGACCTCGACCTGAGCGAGCACGTCGACAAGCGCGTCAAGAAGCTCTCCGGGGGCCAGCGCAAGCGGGTGTCGACCGCCATCGAGCTGCTGACCCGCCCCTCGCTGCTCTTCCTCGACGAGCCGACCTCCGGCCTGGACCCCCAGCTCGACCGCGACGTCATGGAGCTGCTGGCCACCCTGGCCCACGGCACCCGACCGGGGGACACCGGGCGCACCGTCATGGTCGTCACCCACAACGAGAACCACATCGACCGGGCCGACAAGGTCCTTATCCTGGCCGCAGGGGGCAAGCCGGTCTACTTCGGCGCGCCGCGCCAGGTCATCCCCTACTTCCAGCAGCGCCTGGCCGAGTTCGGCGCGCAGGGCCGCCTGGTCACCCACGCCCCCAAGGGAGGGTTCCCCGACCCGGTGGTCATCGAGGGCTTCGCCGACGTCTACGCGCTCATCCGCAACCACACCGCGGAGCTGCGCTCCTACCTCGAGGCGACGGTCCCCTCGACCCGGCGCGGTGACGGCCGCAGGATCCAGACCAACGCGGTGGTCCACGACAAGCAGGCGCCCCAGCAGTCCGCCGCCCGGCAGGTCTCCACGCTCGTGCGTCGCCACATGCGCATCGTCGCCGCGGACCCCTCCTACCTCGCCTTCATGCTCCTGCTGCCGGTCATCATGGGTCTGCTCACCAAGTCGATCGCGGGCGACGGCGGGTTCTCGGTCCCCGAGCTCATGGCCCCCACCCCCGAGCAGCCCTGCGTCACCTACTCTACGCAGGCCCTCGAGCTGCTCGTCATCCTCGTCACCGGCGCCGCCTTCTCCGGGATGGCCGCGACGATCCGCGAGCTGGTGGGGGAGCGGGACGTGTTCCTCCGGGAGACGGCGGTGGGCCTGAGGCCGGGCGCCTACATGGTGGCCAAGGCGATCATGCTCGCCCTCATCGTCACGGTGCAGACCGCCCTCATGGTCGGGATCGCCCTCGCGCTCAACAAGGCCCCCACCGACGCCGTCGTCCTGGGGTCGCCCGGCCTGGAGCTGGCGGTGTGCTGCTGGGCCATCGCCTTCGTCTCGGGTCTGCTGGGACTGGCCGTCTCGGCCTTCGTGTCGAGCTCGGAGCAGGTCATGCCCGTCCTGGTCGTCACGATCATGGCCCAGCTCGTCCTGGCCGGAGGGGTCATCCCCATCGCCGGGCGCGCGGTCTTCGAGCAGCTGGCCTGGTTCATGCCCTCGCGCTGGGGCTACGCGATGGCCGCCTCGACGGTCGACATGAACCAGATCGTCCCCTACCGCGTCGACGAGCTGTGGGAGCACTCCGCGGGACAGTGGCTGTTCAACCTCCTCATCCTCACGGTGCTGGGCGCTGTCTGCCTCCTCGTGTGCCACATCGGCCTGGCCCGCAGAGGGCGCCGCTGA
- a CDS encoding GTPase domain-containing protein, protein MSLPTPSHAAGEEVPVSALSRAQLLAVLTDTVDDLDRLDLSLVAPGVEDARRLRSSLIGQLRDHVLPRLADADVPAVVVVGGSTGAGKSTLVNSVLGTEVSDAGVLRPTTRTPVLVLNPEDQESLADHPVSEVCQVVASAAVPAGLAVIDASDLDSVHEANRALAIRLLEAADLWLFVTTAARYGDHTPWTTLETAASRQTPIGVVLNRVPATILPEVRRDLLGRLESLGLAESPFFVVPDAGPHEGLLPERSVAELRDWLSALAGRHRAAGLVRRTGRSVWTALRTDLERLADDVDAQHDAAVRLETASQELILEPSAHVAADIERGARAQGAPTTRWLTLAGAGGPLASLAQGGALRSGWFGRATKARAEALAALAADTCESLAAELRADMEHLGEQAARTWQEAGAGDGAARLLPAPGDATAIVSRWARAQGGAVATVPRGLTPQSAGDLLVAAAAGIEGARASAERLGLGPAAQEARRALSEEMSQALAQMVPTGAAASLAPDPALAAALRLRAGELAPFTRYGATI, encoded by the coding sequence ATGTCCCTTCCTACGCCCTCGCACGCCGCCGGAGAAGAGGTCCCCGTCTCCGCGCTGAGCCGTGCCCAGCTCCTCGCTGTCCTCACCGACACCGTGGACGACCTCGACAGGCTCGACCTGAGCCTCGTGGCTCCTGGTGTCGAGGACGCCCGCCGCCTGCGCTCGAGCCTCATCGGCCAGCTGCGCGACCACGTCCTGCCCCGCCTGGCCGACGCCGACGTGCCCGCCGTCGTCGTCGTGGGCGGGTCGACCGGCGCCGGGAAGTCCACGCTCGTCAACTCCGTCCTCGGCACAGAGGTCTCCGACGCCGGGGTCCTGCGGCCCACGACCCGAACCCCCGTCCTCGTGCTCAACCCCGAGGACCAGGAGTCGCTGGCCGATCACCCGGTGTCCGAGGTCTGCCAGGTCGTGGCCTCGGCCGCCGTGCCGGCGGGCCTTGCCGTCATCGACGCCTCGGACCTCGACTCGGTCCACGAGGCCAACCGGGCACTGGCGATCCGCCTCCTGGAGGCCGCCGACCTGTGGCTCTTCGTGACCACCGCAGCCCGCTACGGCGACCACACGCCCTGGACGACGCTCGAGACGGCCGCGAGCAGGCAGACCCCGATCGGCGTCGTGCTCAACCGGGTGCCCGCCACCATCCTGCCCGAGGTCCGCCGCGACCTGCTGGGGCGCCTCGAGTCCCTGGGGCTGGCTGAGTCCCCCTTCTTCGTCGTGCCCGACGCCGGCCCCCACGAGGGGCTGCTGCCTGAGCGCTCCGTGGCCGAGCTGCGTGACTGGCTCAGCGCCCTGGCCGGGCGCCACCGGGCAGCGGGCCTCGTGCGACGCACCGGACGCAGCGTGTGGACCGCCCTGCGCACCGACCTCGAGCGCCTCGCCGACGACGTCGACGCTCAGCACGACGCGGCCGTCCGCCTGGAGACCGCCTCCCAGGAGCTGATCCTCGAGCCCAGCGCGCACGTCGCCGCCGACATCGAGCGGGGCGCGCGCGCCCAGGGCGCGCCCACGACCCGGTGGCTCACGCTGGCCGGTGCCGGCGGCCCCCTGGCTTCCCTCGCCCAGGGAGGGGCGTTGAGGTCCGGGTGGTTCGGACGCGCGACGAAGGCCAGGGCCGAGGCCCTGGCCGCCCTGGCCGCCGACACCTGCGAGTCCCTGGCCGCCGAGCTCCGTGCCGACATGGAGCACCTGGGCGAGCAGGCGGCCCGGACCTGGCAGGAGGCCGGCGCCGGAGACGGGGCTGCGCGGCTCCTGCCCGCCCCCGGGGACGCCACGGCCATCGTCTCGCGCTGGGCCCGGGCCCAGGGCGGAGCCGTCGCCACGGTGCCCAGGGGACTGACCCCCCAGTCCGCCGGAGACCTGCTCGTCGCCGCCGCGGCCGGCATCGAGGGCGCGAGGGCGTCCGCCGAGCGCCTCGGCCTGGGACCCGCAGCCCAGGAGGCCCGCCGGGCCCTGTCGGAGGAGATGTCCCAGGCCCTGGCCCAGATGGTCCCCACCGGAGCCGCGGCCAGCCTCGCCCCAGACCCTGCCCTCGCCGCCGCGCTGCGCCTGCGCGCCGGTGAGCTCGCCCCCTTCACTCGTTACGGAGCCACCATATGA
- a CDS encoding GTPase yields MSPIIRTKGTGPVLDAAHLDERLERMRHALRSCPAEVPAGLSIPAHERLDEVAERLALGVDHTVVALFGGTGSGKSSLFNALTQLQFADVGARRPTTSRAAACSWGDDARALLDFLGVSEDRRIRRESLLDASEQDDLAGLVLLDVPDYDSVTTEHALQVDRLVPLADVLVWVVDPQKYADAALHEGYLRGLGARQEDMLVLVNQVDTLPSGGADRLLADVRALLDADGLQDVRVLPVSAVRGDNLRAVRDILCERVARESNAARTASARMDDIARTLRGTAATRTVSTNPDVAAAATTSLVRVSGAQAVEDSVRDGLSRALPRALTRPEPPSRSSVAAVRSTWLRRTTDGLPEVWLRSVEQAVAVPEALAAQTAEAVGSVPLPSNRAPVIELAWWGGLLAVLASLAWAALALTGGGGLVGPIVLLVLGLVLAVWAASARRARAKREAQHYADQIRARLSSIVTRGLTEPADEVLARHAMLRTALTQH; encoded by the coding sequence ATGAGCCCCATCATCCGGACCAAGGGCACCGGACCCGTCCTTGACGCCGCCCACCTCGACGAGCGCCTCGAGCGGATGCGCCACGCCCTGCGCTCCTGCCCCGCCGAGGTGCCGGCCGGCCTGTCCATCCCCGCCCACGAACGGCTCGACGAGGTCGCCGAGCGGCTCGCCCTGGGAGTCGACCACACCGTCGTGGCCCTGTTCGGGGGCACCGGATCAGGAAAGTCCTCCCTGTTCAACGCCCTCACCCAGCTTCAGTTCGCCGACGTCGGCGCCCGCCGCCCCACGACCTCGCGGGCCGCAGCCTGCTCATGGGGCGACGACGCCCGTGCGCTGCTGGACTTCCTGGGCGTCAGCGAGGACCGTCGCATCCGGCGCGAGTCCCTCCTGGACGCCTCCGAGCAGGACGACCTGGCCGGCCTCGTCCTGCTCGACGTCCCCGACTACGACTCGGTGACCACCGAGCACGCCCTCCAGGTCGACCGCCTCGTGCCCCTGGCCGACGTCCTGGTCTGGGTCGTCGACCCGCAGAAGTACGCCGACGCCGCGCTGCACGAGGGGTACCTGCGTGGCCTGGGCGCACGGCAGGAGGACATGCTCGTCCTCGTCAACCAGGTCGACACCCTCCCCTCGGGAGGCGCCGACCGGCTGCTGGCCGACGTGCGCGCCCTGCTCGACGCCGACGGCCTCCAGGACGTCCGGGTCCTGCCGGTCTCCGCGGTACGCGGGGACAACCTGCGCGCCGTGCGCGACATCCTGTGCGAGCGCGTGGCCCGGGAGTCCAACGCGGCGCGCACCGCCAGCGCCCGGATGGACGACATCGCCCGGACACTGCGCGGCACGGCCGCCACCCGCACCGTGTCGACCAACCCCGACGTCGCCGCCGCGGCGACGACGAGCCTCGTGCGCGTCTCGGGGGCGCAGGCCGTCGAGGACTCCGTGCGCGACGGGCTCTCCCGGGCCCTGCCTCGGGCGCTCACCCGTCCCGAGCCGCCCTCGCGGTCATCGGTGGCGGCGGTGCGCTCGACCTGGCTGCGCCGGACCACCGACGGACTGCCCGAGGTCTGGCTGCGCAGCGTCGAGCAGGCCGTGGCCGTTCCCGAGGCCCTGGCCGCCCAGACGGCCGAGGCCGTCGGCTCGGTCCCCCTGCCCTCCAACCGCGCCCCGGTCATCGAGCTGGCCTGGTGGGGGGGACTGCTCGCGGTCCTGGCCTCCCTGGCGTGGGCGGCCCTGGCCCTGACCGGCGGTGGTGGGCTCGTGGGCCCGATCGTGCTGCTGGTCCTCGGCCTGGTCCTCGCCGTGTGGGCCGCATCGGCCCGCCGCGCCCGGGCCAAGCGGGAGGCGCAGCACTACGCCGACCAGATCCGGGCCCGCCTCAGCTCGATCGTGACCCGGGGCCTGACCGAGCCCGCAGACGAGGTCCTGGCCAGGCACGCGATGCTGCGCACGGCCCTCACCCAGCACTGA